One window from the genome of Salvia miltiorrhiza cultivar Shanhuang (shh) chromosome 7, IMPLAD_Smil_shh, whole genome shotgun sequence encodes:
- the LOC130995973 gene encoding WUSCHEL-related homeobox 6-like — protein MSSTHPHPRLLRPLMPRPFNHTFCSLHNPKLINSSSSPWSDYNRGAAVVSSRWNPTPEQVQALEEMYRRGTRTPSAEQIQQIAAKLRRFGKIEGKNVFYWFQNHKARDRQKKRRQLELLAAKDNHTKQSELSRKYSEMEHPKKVGRMSNCSTASKYYGGEVEECKRESWAELKLQQQSETANSRDRVALDLSSSSISPNTKIIHQKIPSQEENGYPLNICNLDDFEENPTLELFPVSANGLSSTKKEMDHVYVSTKLVPNQFFEFLPTKN, from the exons ATGTCGTCGACACATCCCCATCCCCGCCTGCTTCGGCCTCTTATGCCTCGCCCATTCAACCACACTTTCTGCTCCCTTCACAACCCTAAACTCATCAACTCATCCTCATCACCATGGa GTGATTATAATAGAGGGGCGGCGGTGGTGAGCTCGAGATGGAATCCGACGCCGGAGCAAGTGCAGGCGCTTGAAGAGATGTATCGGCGTGGAACACGAACGCCATCTGCTGAACAAATCCAGCAGATTGCTGCCAAGCTCCGAAGGTTTGGAAAAATCGAAGGCAAAAATGTGTTTTATTGGTTTCAAAATCACAAAGCTAGAGACAGACAGAAGAAACGTCGACAGCTAGAGCTCTTGGCTGCCAAAGACAATCACACTAAACAATCAG AATTAAGCAGGAAATACTCGGAAATGGAGCATCCTAAGAAAGTGGGTAGAATGTCAAATTGCAGCACAGCTTCAAAG TACTACGGAGGAGAGGTGGAAGAATGTAAAAGAGAGAGTTGGGCAGAATTGAAATTGCAGCAACAGAGTGAAACAGCAAATAGCAGAGACAGAGTAGCATTGGACTTGTCATCTTCAAGCATCTCTCCCAACACAAAAATTATTCATCAGAAAATTCCAAGCCAAGAAGAAAATGGCTACCCACTCAACATCTGCAACCTGGATGATTTCGAAGAAAATCCAACTCTTGAGCTCTTTCCAGTGAGTGCCAATGGTTTGAGTTCCACTAAGAAAGAGATGGACCATGTTTATGTTTCAACTAAATTAGTTCCTAATCAGTTTTTTGAGTTTCTTCCGACAAAAAACTGA